From a single Planctellipticum variicoloris genomic region:
- a CDS encoding AraC family transcriptional regulator — translation MRKPSANPARSRSGQSAATAETFPDQSYLAFLRPVPRPFLRFTSGHFPTGTRTTPHSHPCLALHGCLQGPLTLVTPEAEHALDSGVFYLIPPGVRHHWVSTGRQTAATLGLLIDADQPGQWPQPSGVATGCRRLQQLAVGLRRFSVVGDRDLQHSFWLAADHLTAEQAREPLVTTGVLLTLLGQIIERLESAPAARPPREDIAQQIRRLLLLHVHEQLSIDEIARQISVSPTRAKQAFRQAFGCGIIAYFNQLKIWQAKRLLCDASLSIQQVSDHLGFASPAYFCRVFVQQAGETPSDFRRSAIDDLAAADGAPPPS, via the coding sequence ATGCGCAAACCATCCGCCAACCCTGCACGTTCGCGTTCCGGTCAGTCGGCCGCGACGGCCGAGACATTTCCGGATCAGAGCTATCTCGCATTCCTGCGTCCGGTCCCGCGTCCGTTTTTGCGATTCACCAGCGGCCACTTTCCGACCGGCACGCGCACAACGCCCCACAGCCATCCCTGCCTGGCGCTGCACGGCTGCCTGCAGGGACCGCTCACGCTGGTGACGCCCGAAGCGGAGCACGCACTCGACAGCGGAGTTTTCTATCTGATCCCGCCCGGCGTCCGACATCACTGGGTCAGCACCGGCCGGCAGACCGCCGCCACCCTCGGCCTGCTGATTGATGCCGACCAACCCGGCCAATGGCCCCAGCCCTCGGGAGTTGCAACCGGCTGCAGGAGGCTACAACAACTGGCCGTCGGGCTCCGCCGGTTCAGCGTCGTCGGCGATCGCGACCTGCAGCACAGTTTCTGGCTCGCCGCCGATCACCTGACCGCGGAACAGGCCCGCGAACCGCTCGTCACCACGGGCGTCCTGCTGACGCTGCTCGGCCAGATCATCGAGCGGCTGGAGAGCGCCCCCGCCGCGCGGCCTCCCCGGGAGGACATCGCTCAGCAGATCCGCCGGTTGCTCCTGCTGCACGTCCACGAGCAGCTCAGCATCGACGAGATCGCCCGGCAGATTAGCGTCAGCCCGACCCGCGCCAAGCAGGCCTTTCGCCAGGCCTTCGGCTGCGGGATCATCGCCTATTTCAATCAGCTCAAAATCTGGCAGGCCAAACGCCTGTTGTGCGATGCGTCGCTCTCAATCCAGCAGGTCAGCGACCATCTCGGCTTCGCCAGCCCCGCCTACTTCTGCCGCGTCTTCGTCCAGCAGGCCGGCGAAACTCCCTCCGATTTTCGCCGGTCTGCGATCGACGACCTCGCTGCAGCGGACGGCGCGCCCCCGCCTTCGTAG
- a CDS encoding PPC domain-containing protein has translation MPMLRNHGLNAFGAALMAAGLWAQFAVAASPNLASILPRGAQRGGEIEITFNGERLDDAQELLIYEPGIEVAAFTVVNDKQVKATLKISPECTLGTKHMRVRCATGMSGLRTFSVGALPTAADTEPNNEFKAPQPIAMNVTVDGTVPGEDVDYFIVEAKQGERLTAELEGIRLGDALFDGYVAILNEARFELAASDDAALGYQDGIASVKVPTDGKYIIQIRDSSYRGPGNSHYRLHVGNFPRPTGVVPAGGKPGEKLAVRFLGDVDGEKTQEIQLPSEETPRFGVFAQDERGIAPSGNLFRISPLDNIIEQEPNEAIAQATKGPFPAAFNGVIASAEDQDFFGFTATKGQVWDIAVYARRLRAELDPVLVVFNAGGGAVASNDDANGSPDSALRFTVPADGEYFLQVRDHLGRGGHAFHYRIEATPVTANLSLGVNEFVQYVEPKMAIPQGNRIPLLISATRRDVGGAIEFLGENLPAGVTVESFGMAANQNVAQVILAAAPDAPVAGKLANLVGKIVDANNPLPPAGRVEQDVVLVRGRNNIPFWTEAVQGLPVAVTQKIPFTLQIVEPKVPLVQSGQMQLKIVAVREGDFKAPIKVELMLNPTGVNSSREASIPEGQTETTILINAAGNAAVGESKIAVRGEATVGNGPVMVCSPFVNVRVAEPYLKFTYEQAAVELGQETELVVKIENAHPFDGNAQVQLVGLPNKVTTAPTEINKDLKELIFKVKADAEAAAGLTKNLFCQVIVTENGEPITHNIGSGQIRVDKPLPPKPNAPPAAAVAQPAPPADQPAKRLTRLEQLRLEQKQKLEAQKAAAAGGGM, from the coding sequence ATGCCAATGCTTCGGAATCATGGTTTAAACGCCTTCGGCGCGGCGTTGATGGCCGCCGGTCTCTGGGCTCAATTCGCCGTCGCCGCCAGTCCTAATCTGGCGAGCATCCTGCCGCGCGGGGCGCAGCGGGGAGGCGAGATCGAGATCACCTTCAACGGGGAACGTCTCGACGATGCCCAGGAGCTGCTGATTTACGAACCGGGGATTGAAGTCGCTGCTTTTACCGTCGTCAATGACAAGCAGGTGAAGGCCACGCTCAAGATTTCGCCGGAATGCACGCTCGGCACCAAGCACATGCGCGTGCGATGCGCAACGGGCATGTCGGGCCTGCGGACGTTCAGCGTCGGCGCCCTGCCGACTGCCGCCGACACGGAGCCCAACAACGAGTTCAAAGCGCCGCAGCCGATCGCGATGAATGTCACGGTCGACGGCACCGTGCCCGGCGAAGACGTCGATTACTTCATCGTAGAAGCCAAGCAGGGCGAGCGCCTGACGGCGGAACTCGAAGGGATCCGTCTCGGCGACGCACTGTTCGATGGCTACGTGGCGATCCTGAACGAAGCCCGCTTCGAACTGGCCGCGAGTGACGATGCCGCGCTGGGTTACCAGGACGGGATTGCATCGGTCAAGGTTCCAACGGACGGCAAGTACATCATTCAGATCCGGGACAGCAGCTATCGCGGTCCGGGAAACAGCCACTACCGCCTGCACGTCGGCAACTTTCCACGTCCGACGGGTGTCGTCCCGGCGGGGGGCAAGCCCGGGGAGAAGCTGGCGGTTCGCTTTCTGGGTGATGTGGATGGCGAAAAGACACAGGAAATCCAGCTCCCGTCCGAGGAGACGCCGCGATTTGGCGTCTTCGCCCAGGACGAACGGGGGATTGCTCCTTCCGGCAATCTGTTCCGCATCAGCCCGCTGGACAACATCATCGAGCAGGAACCGAACGAAGCCATTGCGCAGGCGACGAAAGGGCCGTTCCCCGCCGCCTTCAATGGCGTGATCGCCTCGGCCGAAGATCAGGATTTCTTCGGTTTCACGGCGACGAAGGGGCAAGTCTGGGATATCGCCGTGTATGCCCGTCGTCTGCGCGCGGAGCTCGATCCTGTGCTGGTCGTTTTCAACGCCGGCGGCGGGGCAGTCGCCAGCAATGACGATGCGAACGGTTCGCCCGACAGCGCGCTTCGGTTCACCGTTCCTGCCGACGGCGAATACTTCCTGCAGGTCCGCGATCATCTGGGGCGCGGCGGTCACGCGTTCCATTATCGGATTGAGGCCACTCCGGTGACGGCGAATCTCTCGCTGGGCGTCAACGAGTTCGTGCAGTACGTCGAACCCAAGATGGCGATTCCGCAGGGGAACCGCATTCCGCTGCTGATCTCGGCAACTCGACGCGACGTCGGCGGGGCCATCGAGTTTCTCGGCGAGAATCTGCCGGCGGGTGTAACGGTCGAGTCCTTCGGAATGGCCGCCAACCAGAATGTGGCTCAGGTGATTCTGGCGGCGGCTCCCGACGCGCCGGTCGCCGGCAAGCTGGCGAATCTTGTCGGCAAGATTGTCGACGCGAACAACCCGTTGCCGCCAGCCGGCCGGGTGGAGCAAGACGTGGTCCTCGTGCGCGGTCGGAACAACATTCCGTTCTGGACCGAGGCGGTGCAGGGGCTGCCGGTCGCCGTGACGCAGAAGATTCCGTTTACGCTGCAGATCGTCGAGCCGAAGGTGCCGCTGGTGCAGAGCGGACAGATGCAGCTCAAGATCGTCGCCGTGCGGGAAGGGGACTTTAAGGCGCCGATCAAGGTGGAGCTGATGCTCAATCCGACCGGCGTGAATTCGAGCCGCGAGGCATCGATTCCGGAAGGCCAGACGGAAACAACGATCCTGATCAACGCCGCCGGAAACGCCGCGGTGGGCGAGTCAAAGATTGCGGTTCGTGGCGAAGCGACCGTCGGAAACGGTCCGGTCATGGTCTGCTCGCCGTTCGTCAACGTGCGGGTCGCCGAACCGTATCTCAAGTTCACCTACGAGCAGGCGGCCGTGGAACTGGGGCAGGAAACGGAACTGGTCGTGAAAATTGAGAACGCTCATCCCTTCGACGGCAACGCCCAGGTGCAGCTCGTGGGCCTGCCGAACAAAGTGACGACGGCTCCGACCGAGATCAACAAGGACCTGAAGGAGCTGATCTTCAAGGTCAAGGCCGATGCGGAAGCGGCGGCAGGGCTGACCAAGAATCTGTTCTGCCAGGTCATCGTGACTGAGAATGGCGAGCCGATCACCCACAACATCGGCTCGGGCCAGATTCGCGTCGACAAACCGTTGCCGCCGAAGCCGAACGCCCCCCCGGCCGCGGCCGTTGCCCAGCCGGCGCCGCCTGCCGACCAGCCCGCGAAGCGCCTGACCCGTCTCGAGCAGCTCCGCCTCGAACAGAAGCAGAAGCTGGAAGCGCAGAAGGCCGCCGCCGCCGGCGGCGGAATGTAA
- a CDS encoding c-type cytochrome domain-containing protein yields MLRFALTAALLVVAAPGLAQDAKPAEKEEKITYEQHVLPILREKCGSCHNSNDKKGDLVLDSYAATITGGASGEVVRTDGDASQSQLYLVITHQSEPIMPPGQPKLPEAQLTIIRKWIEGGALENAGSKAKPKKNVMVAKAEISTERPAGPPAMPESLSLDPVLVSARPNGVTALAVSPWAPLIAASGHKQVLLYDTRTLELAGVLPFPEGQPHILKFSRNGQLLMVGGGHGSQLGKVVVFEVKTGKRVIEVGSEYDVVLAADLSPDQSLIALGGPKKIVRVYDVATGELAYEKNKHTDWIQAIEFSPDGVLLATGDRSNGLFVWEAANGREFHNLTGHTAAITDISWSPDSNVVASSSEDATVRLWEMQNGGQIKNWGAHGGGTLAVEYGRDGRIVTAGRDNSAKMWDGAGAAQRTFGGLADLGTDVVLDVETGRVIAGDLTGALHVWNAADGAVVGKISTNPPPLAARLQATQQEVAAAQAVATQTQAAAAVLQKAIADRKAAADLATKQAGEAQAAVDPATKAKAAADADVAAKVQAVQGAEQGLAGAVAARNKAVGEKETWTKALADLTAQAQAAADAAAKAEAAVGPALQAAEAKPEDAALKAAAAAAAKLANDALATVQNAAKLKSDALLQLTQKSTLVAGATAAQTAAQVAKDQAIAAKAAAEKAAADAAVALKTVTDAAAVAKANADKAVQAAQVTPEQQKQLADAEAAAKAAADRAAAVQAVLQRLQEAQARQSQTAQAN; encoded by the coding sequence ATGCTGCGTTTCGCGTTGACTGCTGCTCTGCTGGTCGTTGCTGCTCCCGGGCTTGCTCAGGATGCAAAGCCGGCGGAGAAGGAAGAGAAGATCACCTACGAGCAGCACGTGCTGCCGATCCTGCGCGAGAAGTGCGGGTCCTGTCATAACTCGAATGACAAGAAGGGGGATCTGGTCCTCGACAGTTACGCGGCGACGATCACCGGCGGCGCTTCGGGCGAAGTCGTCCGGACGGATGGAGACGCCTCGCAGAGCCAGCTTTATCTGGTGATCACCCATCAGTCTGAGCCGATCATGCCACCCGGCCAGCCCAAACTGCCGGAAGCCCAGCTTACGATCATCCGCAAATGGATCGAAGGGGGGGCGCTGGAGAACGCCGGCAGCAAGGCCAAGCCCAAGAAAAACGTGATGGTCGCCAAGGCGGAGATCTCGACCGAGCGTCCCGCAGGTCCGCCGGCGATGCCCGAAAGCCTGTCGCTCGATCCGGTGCTGGTGTCGGCCCGCCCTAACGGCGTAACGGCTCTGGCGGTCAGCCCCTGGGCGCCTTTGATCGCCGCTTCCGGACATAAGCAGGTCTTGCTGTACGATACCCGGACGCTGGAGCTGGCGGGCGTGCTCCCCTTTCCCGAAGGGCAGCCGCATATCCTCAAGTTCAGCCGGAACGGGCAACTTTTGATGGTCGGCGGAGGTCATGGTTCGCAGCTCGGCAAGGTTGTCGTTTTCGAAGTGAAAACCGGAAAGCGGGTGATCGAAGTCGGGAGCGAGTACGATGTGGTTCTCGCCGCCGATCTCAGCCCGGATCAGTCGCTGATTGCTTTGGGCGGCCCGAAGAAAATCGTCCGGGTCTACGATGTCGCCACGGGCGAACTGGCCTACGAGAAGAACAAGCACACCGACTGGATTCAGGCGATCGAGTTCAGCCCGGACGGCGTGCTGCTGGCGACTGGCGACCGCAGCAACGGGCTATTTGTCTGGGAAGCCGCGAATGGTCGCGAGTTTCACAACCTGACCGGGCATACCGCTGCCATTACCGATATCTCCTGGTCGCCGGATTCGAATGTGGTGGCTTCCAGCAGCGAAGACGCCACGGTCCGGCTGTGGGAGATGCAGAACGGCGGCCAGATTAAGAACTGGGGCGCGCACGGCGGCGGGACCTTGGCCGTTGAGTATGGTCGCGATGGTCGGATTGTCACCGCTGGTCGCGACAACTCCGCCAAGATGTGGGACGGCGCTGGCGCTGCTCAGCGGACGTTCGGCGGCCTGGCCGATCTTGGAACCGACGTCGTGCTGGACGTGGAAACCGGACGAGTGATCGCCGGCGATTTGACTGGGGCGCTGCACGTCTGGAATGCGGCGGATGGCGCGGTGGTGGGTAAGATTTCGACCAATCCGCCGCCGCTGGCGGCGCGTCTGCAGGCGACCCAGCAGGAAGTGGCCGCTGCACAGGCTGTCGCGACGCAGACTCAGGCCGCCGCCGCCGTTCTGCAGAAAGCGATTGCCGATCGCAAGGCGGCTGCCGATCTCGCCACGAAGCAGGCCGGGGAGGCTCAAGCGGCGGTTGATCCGGCGACGAAGGCCAAGGCGGCTGCAGATGCGGACGTGGCGGCCAAGGTCCAGGCGGTGCAGGGGGCCGAACAGGGACTGGCGGGAGCTGTCGCGGCCCGCAATAAAGCGGTCGGAGAGAAAGAGACGTGGACGAAGGCATTGGCCGATCTGACTGCTCAGGCTCAGGCCGCGGCTGATGCCGCTGCCAAGGCGGAGGCCGCCGTTGGACCCGCACTCCAAGCGGCTGAAGCAAAGCCTGAAGACGCTGCATTGAAGGCCGCGGCCGCCGCCGCGGCAAAGCTGGCCAACGATGCGCTGGCGACCGTGCAGAATGCGGCCAAGCTCAAGTCGGATGCGTTGCTGCAGCTCACCCAGAAGAGCACTCTGGTTGCCGGTGCGACTGCTGCCCAGACCGCCGCTCAGGTTGCGAAGGATCAGGCGATCGCCGCCAAAGCTGCGGCTGAGAAGGCTGCGGCCGATGCTGCTGTGGCCTTGAAGACGGTCACTGACGCCGCGGCGGTCGCGAAGGCGAATGCGGACAAAGCGGTTCAAGCGGCCCAGGTGACTCCCGAGCAGCAGAAGCAGCTTGCCGATGCGGAAGCTGCCGCGAAGGCCGCCGCTGATCGGGCCGCCGCCGTGCAGGCCGTTTTGCAGCGGCTGCAGGAAGCTCAGGCTCGTCAGAGCCAGACTGCCCAGGCCAATTGA
- a CDS encoding DUF1549 and DUF1553 domain-containing protein, with amino-acid sequence MRPFPFLSMVVLAGSLSASGVAMAQQATLTDLQVYPPNINLTTNRDRQLIVVQATYSDGLTRDVSPQAVCTLANPALARQDGRTYYPLANGQTELKVEFEGKSLVVPVKVERAAESRPISFKLDVEPVFMKAGCNTGSCHGAARGKDGFRLSLFGYDPDGDYLRITREQPGRRIDLAVPEASLFIEKSIGTVPHTGGKRFEADSELNKTLVEWIAAACPQDAKDVATCTGLVLYPPGGVLDGEGSTQQVTARATYSDGTDRDVTSLALFLSNNDTSATISPEGVITGGSRGEAFVMARFSTYTVGSPFVVLPKGLQWQEQPSPQRNYVDELVLAKLKKLRMDPAPRCSDEVFVRRVFIDLVGQLPTEEEYSQFLASPDADKRDKLIDALLERKEFTEVWVSKWAEWLMMRSSNQVSAKSIHLYYNWLADQIGQNVPLDQMVRSILGANGGTFKNPPTNFYQLERDTLKVSENVAQVFMGMRTQCAQCHNHPFDRWTQDDYYNFAAFFAQIGRKQGEDYREIIVFNGGGGEVKHPVGGRVMAPVFLGGGPADVAGKDRRQVLADWLASPKNPYFAQNFTNRVWHHFFNIGIVEPVDDVRISNPASNEPLLLELARRFTESKYDFKGLVRDICRSEAYQRSTDTNPSNELDERNFARQTLRRIKAESVLDILSQVTGTKDKFPGLPLGARAVQIADGGTSTYFLTTFGRATRETPCSCEVKMEPTLSQALHLLNGDTSNNKIQQGGLIAQWLKDKVPPEEILDRLYVRCLSRKPLPEELAALKPLIAEGNDQRKSLEDIFWAVLNSREFLFNH; translated from the coding sequence ATGCGTCCTTTTCCGTTCCTGTCGATGGTCGTTCTGGCGGGCAGTCTGTCTGCTTCCGGCGTGGCAATGGCTCAGCAGGCCACGCTGACCGATCTGCAGGTCTATCCGCCGAATATCAATCTGACGACGAATCGCGATCGGCAATTGATCGTGGTGCAGGCGACTTACAGCGACGGGCTGACGCGCGACGTCAGTCCGCAGGCGGTCTGTACGCTGGCGAATCCGGCTCTCGCCCGGCAGGACGGCCGGACGTACTACCCGCTTGCTAACGGACAGACCGAACTGAAAGTCGAGTTTGAAGGCAAGTCGCTGGTGGTTCCGGTCAAGGTTGAGCGAGCCGCCGAGTCGCGGCCGATCAGCTTCAAGCTCGACGTCGAGCCTGTCTTTATGAAGGCCGGCTGTAACACCGGAAGCTGCCACGGCGCCGCGCGCGGCAAAGATGGATTCCGCCTGTCGTTGTTCGGGTACGATCCGGACGGCGACTACCTGCGCATCACTCGGGAACAACCGGGCCGCCGAATCGACCTGGCCGTCCCAGAAGCGAGCCTGTTCATCGAGAAATCGATCGGGACTGTGCCGCACACGGGCGGCAAACGCTTCGAGGCGGACTCGGAACTCAACAAGACGCTCGTCGAATGGATCGCCGCGGCCTGCCCGCAGGACGCGAAAGACGTCGCGACCTGCACGGGACTGGTCTTGTATCCGCCGGGCGGAGTGCTCGACGGCGAAGGTTCGACGCAGCAGGTGACGGCGCGGGCCACGTACTCCGACGGCACCGACCGCGACGTGACTTCGCTGGCATTGTTTCTGTCGAACAACGACACCTCCGCCACGATTTCTCCGGAAGGCGTCATTACCGGGGGGAGTCGCGGCGAAGCGTTCGTCATGGCGCGGTTTTCGACCTACACGGTCGGCTCGCCGTTCGTCGTTCTGCCGAAGGGACTGCAGTGGCAGGAGCAGCCTTCGCCGCAACGCAACTACGTCGACGAGCTCGTGCTCGCCAAGCTGAAGAAACTGCGGATGGATCCGGCCCCGCGATGCAGCGACGAGGTCTTCGTCCGCCGGGTGTTTATCGACCTTGTCGGCCAGCTTCCGACCGAGGAGGAATACAGCCAGTTTCTGGCGAGTCCGGACGCGGACAAGCGCGACAAGCTGATCGACGCGCTGCTGGAGCGGAAAGAGTTCACCGAAGTCTGGGTCTCGAAGTGGGCCGAGTGGCTGATGATGCGATCGAGCAACCAGGTCTCGGCCAAGTCGATTCATCTCTACTACAACTGGCTCGCCGACCAGATCGGGCAGAATGTGCCGCTGGATCAGATGGTTCGCAGCATCCTGGGGGCCAACGGCGGCACGTTCAAGAACCCTCCGACGAACTTCTATCAGCTCGAACGGGACACGTTGAAGGTTTCGGAAAACGTCGCGCAGGTCTTCATGGGAATGCGGACCCAGTGCGCTCAATGCCACAATCACCCGTTCGACCGCTGGACCCAGGACGATTACTACAATTTTGCCGCGTTCTTCGCGCAGATCGGTCGCAAACAGGGCGAAGACTATCGCGAGATCATCGTTTTCAACGGCGGCGGAGGCGAGGTCAAGCACCCCGTCGGCGGACGCGTGATGGCCCCGGTCTTCCTTGGCGGCGGCCCGGCGGATGTCGCCGGCAAGGATCGTCGACAGGTGCTCGCCGACTGGCTGGCGTCGCCGAAGAATCCGTACTTCGCTCAGAACTTCACGAATCGGGTCTGGCATCACTTCTTCAACATCGGCATCGTGGAGCCGGTGGATGACGTTCGGATCAGCAACCCGGCTTCGAACGAGCCGCTGCTGCTGGAACTGGCCAGGCGGTTCACGGAATCGAAGTACGACTTCAAAGGACTGGTCCGGGATATCTGTCGTTCGGAGGCTTACCAGCGTTCGACCGACACGAATCCGTCGAATGAGCTGGACGAGCGGAATTTCGCGCGGCAGACGCTACGGCGGATCAAGGCGGAATCGGTGCTGGACATCCTGAGCCAGGTGACTGGGACCAAGGACAAGTTTCCGGGGCTGCCGCTAGGAGCCCGGGCCGTGCAGATCGCTGATGGCGGAACGTCGACGTACTTCCTGACGACGTTCGGGCGAGCGACGCGCGAGACGCCCTGCTCGTGCGAAGTGAAGATGGAGCCGACGCTGTCGCAGGCTTTGCATCTGCTCAACGGGGACACGTCGAACAACAAGATCCAGCAGGGGGGGCTGATCGCCCAGTGGCTGAAGGACAAAGTCCCGCCTGAAGAGATTCTCGACCGTCTCTACGTGCGGTGCCTGTCCCGCAAGCCGCTGCCGGAGGAACTGGCGGCCCTCAAACCGCTGATTGCGGAAGGCAACGACCAGCGCAAGTCGCTGGAAGACATCTTCTGGGCCGTGCTCAACAGCCGGGAGTTTCTGTTCAATCATTAG
- a CDS encoding DUF2007 domain-containing protein, whose amino-acid sequence MQTVEVYRAANALQAHLLQATLIDAGIRSQIVGELRQGGLGDLPLGWSIPRILVDADDEAAARELIVDWEAQAGTASPDDDVLPEDLAAEFGSEDESGSSGPRE is encoded by the coding sequence ATGCAGACCGTGGAGGTTTATCGAGCCGCGAACGCTCTGCAGGCCCATCTGCTGCAGGCGACCTTGATCGACGCGGGAATCCGTTCGCAGATCGTAGGCGAGTTACGCCAGGGCGGGCTGGGCGACTTGCCGCTCGGCTGGTCGATACCGCGAATTCTGGTAGACGCAGACGATGAAGCCGCGGCCCGCGAACTGATCGTCGATTGGGAAGCTCAGGCGGGAACGGCGTCGCCGGATGATGACGTTCTGCCGGAAGATCTGGCTGCCGAGTTCGGCTCGGAGGACGAGTCGGGCTCGTCCGGCCCGCGCGAGTAG